The following is a genomic window from Oscarella lobularis chromosome 2, ooOscLobu1.1, whole genome shotgun sequence.
CAGCAAAGACGAGTGTTTTTCTGCGGTAGGTGTTGTTCGAACGCACGCTAAGGAACGAAAGTGTGCTAAAAATAGGATTGATTTCCACTTTTTCAAAGGTCATCTCTTCATGTACGCATCATCCGTAGCATTTTCTGAGTAAACTTTGACACTGACGTGCTCGTGCATTTTTTGTATCCTCCTGCTGCCAGTGCAGGAGGATACAGAGAAAAATTTATGGGAGTGAAGGCAGACAGATAGTTTTTGTTTCATTAAAAACGCTCAGtcaaaaacaacaacaatgCACGGCAACACCAGACACCACTGTGACATTGAGCGAGTTCAATCCAATTAGAACACCATCTTCGAAAGCGTTGCACTATTCGAATCCGAAATTCTCTCTCAGAACCTTCATTGTATCAAGACTGAAGAGGAAAGTGTACGGGTTGAACTCTTGAGCTTGGAACTAGAGAACAAAAGTGAGTGCAAACCATGCAATAATACGTAGCAGCATGCACTGTCTAACCGCCTTGTAAAAGATGGACTTGGTGAAGTCCAGCGGTTTCCCGAGGTTGCCACTGCAAGCGGGCGGCTTATCGAACAGACTCTCCGACGACAGCTCACGAGCGTTGACGTCTAAATCCAAACTGGCTCGAAGCGTGCTGTTGAAACCATCTCTAATGTCAGTCAGGTAGGCTCCGCCGGTGAGAACGCAGGAGCCGCAGACAATAaggatgacgtcgttgaacATGACGGGTTCGTCATTGACGAGCGCTTTGTAGGTGCTGCACTCAGCTCCGCCAATCGAAAGGTTTCCCAAAAACTGCGCATTATCTACAAAGAGAAGATTTGGACGTGCGATTCAGTTTgatcttcaaaaaaaagtaTACGCGTAAATGCGTTTGACTACCTAATTGAATTGACCTTTGGTAGGGTCAAGAAAATATTGaaatcaaattcaaattcataACTCGTGCATGACCATGTCACAGCGTGGGTGCACCAAAACCGCGGGGGAGAGGCAAGGAGTGAGCTGCTCTTACCTACAATGCACGCTTTCATGCCCGAAATCTTCGGAAGCGTGAGCTGAAGGCATTCGTTGCCAACGACGTAATAGGCTTCGCCCTAGACGAGAAGAgacgcgtcgatttttctcgtttcctTGACAACTGCTTTATTCACCGTCGACAATGTGTAGGTGATTGATTCCATGTAACTCTCGGGCTGACTTTTAGCGGTCACTTTCGCGCTCGAGTGAAACTTGCCCGCGTCGTTCGAAAAGTCCCAGGCGATCGTCGTGTCTTGAATCGTAAGTAGGGGCCGCTCCTTGATGAGCCAAGCGACGGCTTGATAGGCGGTGATTTCGGCCTTTTCGGGACCGCAGCAGCCTTTCTGAGCTGCGGCGACTGCGAGAGCGCACGCGAGAATAGcaacgaagaaagacgtcatcgtgtgagcagcagcagcaagtG
Proteins encoded in this region:
- the LOC136200175 gene encoding uncharacterized protein encodes the protein MTSFFVAILACALAVAAAQKGCCGPEKAEITAYQAVAWLIKERPLLTIQDTTIAWDFSNDAGKFHSSAKVTAKSQPESYMESITYTLSTGEAYYVVGNECLQLTLPKISGMKACIVDNAQFLGNLSIGGAECSTYKALVNDEPVMFNDVILIVCGSCVLTGGAYLTDIRDGFNSTLRASLDLDVNARELSSESLFDKPPACSGNLGKPLDFTKSIFYKAFQAQEFNPYTFLFSLDTMKVLRENFGFE